A part of Puntigrus tetrazona isolate hp1 chromosome 21, ASM1883169v1, whole genome shotgun sequence genomic DNA contains:
- the LOC122326971 gene encoding olfactory receptor 52Z1-like produces MDVNFTTYTLMEPHNAKSFKCIYFTCFLFLYVIILFVNIWLTVVIVLEKALHEPIYILLCNLCVNDVYGTTAFYPKFLHDLILNSYVIPSYMCALQAFVVYTYVMCEYSTLAVMAYDRYVAICQPLEYHLKMNRFSCSILLCLCWAFPFLNMFIAVFLANTLVPCRNHIEKLYCDNWSIVKLSCESTVINNIYGFIFIALYFGLVIVIIMSYIKLIISCKVSLECRRKFWQTCVPHIVSLINLTVAILFDTIYNRYGSSDFPVHLRSFMALEMIVVPPLVNPVIYGLKLTEIRKRILKLCINFTKNDKV; encoded by the coding sequence ATGGATGTGAATTTTACAACATACACCCTGATGGAACCACACAATGCTAAATCATTCAAGTGTATCTATTTCACATGCTTTTTGTTCCTCTATGTTATAATACTGTTTGTGAACATTTGGCTCACTGTAGTCATTGTCTTAGAAAAAGCCCTTCATGAACCAATTTACATTCTTCTGTGTAATCTTTGTGTAAATGATGTTTATGGAACAACAGCATTTTATCCTAAATTCTTGCATGATTTAATATTGAATTCATATGTAATTCCATCATACATGTGTGCGTTACAGGCTTTTGTTGTTTATACTTATGTCATGTGTGAATATTCTACATTAGCAGTGATGGCATACGACAGATATGTGGCCATATGTCAGCCTTTAGAATATCACTTAAAGATGAACAGATTTTCATGCAGCATATTACTTTGCTTATGTTGGGCATTTCCTTTTCTTAATATGTTCATTGCAGTTTTTTTGGCAAATACGTTGGTTCCCTGTAGAAATCATATTGAAAAGTTGTATTGTGACAACTGGTCAATAGTAAAACTCTCATGCGAATCAACTGTCATCAATAATATTTatggatttatatttattgcattgtattttggCCTTGTGATTGTAATTATAATGTCCTATATAAAACttattatttcatgtaaagTCTCATTGGAGTGCAGAAGGAAATTTTGGCAGACATGTGTGCCTCATATAGTTTCATTGATAAATCTCACTGTTGCAATACTGTTTGATACCATCTACAACAGATATGGATCAAGTGATTTTCCTGTTCATCTGCGTAGTTTTATGGCTTTAGAGATGATTGTAGTGCCACCTCTAGTCAATCCTGTAATCTATGGCTTAAAACTAACAGAAATTCGCAAAAGAAtcttaaaattatgtataaattttaccaaaaatgacaaagtaTGA
- the or62b3 gene encoding odorant receptor 125-4 gives MDNITSFSTYTLMEPKDSKSYRHIYFTCFLVLYIMILLVNTWVSVVIVLEKALHEPMYIFLCNLCVNDIYGAAGFYPKFLHDLLLDSYVIPSYMCAFQAFVIYGSVMCDCTTITIMAYDRYVAICQPLDYHTKLNKFSCSILLGFCWILSFVYMIVLLVLSNKMKLCKYHINKLYCDNWSMVKLSCESTIINNIYGFFVISFYSCLCVFVILSYIKLIIACKASLECRRKFWQTCVPHMFILINYVVAVFFDAMYSRYGSNNVSEILQNFLTLEMLIVPPLVNPVIYGLKLQEVRKRILKSFVNIRRQ, from the coding sequence ATGGATAATATAACATCTTTTTCTACCTACACCCTGATGGAACCAAAAGACTCTAAAtcatacagacatatatatttcacatgctTTTTGGTGCTCTATATTATGATACTTCTTGTTAACACTTGggtcagtgttgttattgtctTGGAGAAAGCTCTTCATGAACCAATGTATATCTTTCTGTGCAATCTCTGTGTAAATGATATTTATGGAGCAGCAGGATTTTATCCTAAATTTCTACATGATTTATTGCTGGATTCATATGTGATTCCTTCATACATGTGTGCATTTCAAGCTTTTGTGATCTACGGTTCAGTTATGTGTGACTGTACTACAATAACTATAATGGCCTATGACAGATATGTGGCCATATGTCAACCTTTAGACTATCATACGAAACTGAACAAATTTTCATGCAGTATATTACTAGGCTTCTGTTGGATCCTATCCTTTGTTTACATGATTGTTCTTCTTGTGTTGTCAAATAAGATGAAATTGTGTAAatatcacattaataaattgtattgtgACAATTGGTCTATGGTAAAACTTTCATGCGAGTCAACTATCATCAAtaatatttatggattttttgtaatatcattttattcttgcctgtgtgtttttgttattttgtcctATATAAAACTTATAATTGCATGCAAAGCATCATTAGAATGCAGAAGGAAATTTTGGCAGACATGTGTGCCTCATATGTTTATATTGATTAATTATGttgttgctgtattttttgatgCCATGTACAGTAGATATGGCTCAAACAATGTCTcagaaatattgcaaaattTTTTGACTCTAGAGATGCTTATTGTGCCACCTCTTGTTAATCCAGTAATCTATGGGTTAAAACTTCAAGAAGTGCGCAAAAGAATCTTGAAATCATTTGTTAATATCAGAAGACAATAA